Genomic DNA from Urocitellus parryii isolate mUroPar1 chromosome 5, mUroPar1.hap1, whole genome shotgun sequence:
aggagagggtaaAGGCAGGGATGTTCTCTGGAGAGATAAATAGCAGGAGGGACCCAGATGACACCTCCCCCAGCTAGAGCTCTTGACAGGGAGGCTGGGCAAATACAAAGGTCACAAAAAGCCAGAGCCCAGTGATCTGAGCTGGCTATGAAAAGGTGTAGCTCTGTCAGCAGATTTAAGTTCCTGCTCCCCAAAGAGGGTTCTGGCAGTTAGGGCCAGTGAGGGAACGCTTGGAAAGGTCACACAGGGTGGGGAGGAGCTGGCAAAGATCTAGGACCCAGGAAGTCCTTGGGGATAGTAGCAAGTCCCAGGGCCAGAGATGCCAGCATGAAGCAACTCTTGTGCCAGGGCAGCctaagggagggggaagagggatgACCAGAGGTTTCTGAGGATGCAGTTGTTGCTAGGAGAAGCTAGAAAGGGGTTGCTTGAGATCTTTGTATTTTGTTAACAAATACTGAGATCCGTTGATGCTGTGTGGGGCCTGGCAGAGGTCAGCCAAAGGATCTATGGCACCTATATCAGTTCAAACACCCAGACCCCTCCCTGGCAGCCCTTGCCTCATCCTTCCTATGCTAAGGTACTTCTTTAGCCACTTAATTCAGCCTGGGGGCAGGTTCCTGGTCTGTGTGAGGCAACAACTGGCAGCCCTTGCCCTGACGcactctcctcccaccctcccccatACACATTCCTAGAGCAGGCAGCACTGAGGCTTGATTCTGTGCCTCCCAGAAGACAAGGAGAAAGCTCCACATCTGCAGAAGGACAGGGCAGCTCCATTTCTGGCAAGAGGCTCTAGGCTTCAGGCAGTTAGGATCTCCAGGTGTGTAGCTGACCCACTGCCTTTTGTCTTCCAGTGAAAAGCTGAGAAAACTGCTTGGTGAGGAGTCCTGGAGATCCTGGTGACCAGGTGCCCCAACTTCTACTTGTGTCAAATGGGAAAAAGGAGCTGCCTGTTCTGGGTCTTCGCCCCATTCACATGTGTTCTGGATGATTCTGCAGGCAGCGGATAAATTCACCCACTGGCTGGCCCTCATAGCATACCTTGTAGACAGCCATGAACAGGGGGAACCTAGAGTTGCGGGGAAAGGCAAGGCTTAGTCTCCCACTCTTCACCCTTCCTCCCCCACTCAACATTCACTGCCTAACCTGCACTCCTCTACCCTCCCGCCTCAGAGCTCAGGCTGACTCTGGCTCTCAATTTCTACCTGCTGAGTATCTGAACTCCCCATCCCTGGGTTATAGGGTCAGGTTACTACCTGCCCTGCTCTGTTTCATATTGAACTTGTCTACATGTTTCCTTGGCTTTAAGTGAtttccccccatcccccacctctctgagcttcagtgtcctcaactgtaaaatggggataatatgaCAAAGTAGTAAAAATATGAgagtttttcccccctttgacactggggcttgaactcagggctgtttttaccactgaactacatctccagtcctttttattttttattttgagacaggatcttgctaagttgctgagggtctcaataagttgttgaagctagccttgaacagtcctcctgcctcagtctccctggctgctgggattaaaggcatgcaccatagTGCCCAGCCAAAGTAGTTAAAGATATGATTATATACATGAAGATTTGATTATGCATTATGTGAAGGTGTCAATAAATGCCATTTTCCTTCTtatcctcccctcccatcacctttACCCAAAGCCATGAACTGTTCTGatcctatttcattttctctttttctatgatTATTTCCCAGGCCAACTGAACTCTGTTCTGCTCAGCCCACTGTCTGTGCTCCCTGGAAAGGAGAATCTTGAAGCAGAACCCATTCTCAATCAGAGGACATGATGCAGAGGACAGAGGGCTGATGGGGAGTTGGACAAAGAGGTGAGACAATCAGATGAGCTTATTCCTGCCCCAGAGCTCTAACCCTTAAAGCAGAGGACaaggaagaaaggataaaaaaggGAGGCTATTCAGAGAGGTGCAAGTAATGAAGTATAAAAGAGCACTAGACCAGAATGAACTCCACGGCCGTGAACTGGCTGGGGAGAATAGGTAGTCCAGATTTTAACCTTGAAACAGAAGGTTACAGTTCCTTCTCTACCCACTTCATAGACAGTGCAAAGTTCAAGAAGGTGGTTCAAGAACAGGGACTGCTCTTGGCTTGTGGCTCCCTCAGCCAGGAAAGCTATATAGCACACTTACTTGTCAACCAGGCCCTTATGCTGGAGGATGCTGTGTAGCTCTCGGGCTGTCTGGGGCCCCTGCAGCTTCTGCCCATTCAGCATCTCTTTCTCAAGCTGTTCAATGGACTGTAAAGAAAACAGGCCACATGTATGGAGGTGGGAGAGCAGGTCATCCATATGGAAAGTTGGGCTTAAATGGGCTGTGGGGTTATACGGGGGGAAAAACGGGTAGGAATGTCTACAACAATATTAATGTTTGTGCTCAGGAGCTGCCAGCTAAGTGCTTCTACCTTGATGCCAGCAGGGACCACCCTCTATTCCCCCTGTTCCCAGGGCCCACCTTTCCAGTGCGAGCAAAGGCCTCAGCCACCTTGCGGTTCCGCCCTCCGTAGCAGGTAGTGATGAGATCAGCAACGCCACAGCTCTCCAAGAAGGTGGCAGAGGACACTGGGCCTTGGCAGAAGAGCTTAGCAAAGGCAATCATCTCCATGAGCCCCAGCCGGATCACTGCTGCCTTGGTGTTGTCTCCAAAGCCTAGCCCATCACAGAAGCCAGCCCCAACAGCCACTATATTCTTTGGGGAGTAGAAGGCATGAGTGAGGAAGGACACCTTCCAGTGGCCCATCTGGAGCCCTCAGCACCTGCCTCATGCTCCCCACATTAGCTATAACACACCCACCAAGTAAATGAAGGAAGCATAAGGGTTCCTGAACCATGTCCACGTTCTGGTTTTCCTACTTGCTACACCTTTTTTTCcagtaccagtgattgaactcagaggtgctgaACTAATGAGCTGcatttcagacagggtctcactgagtcacttagtgcctggccattgctggctttgaactttgatcttcctgtctcagcctcctgagctgctaggattacaggtatgcgccactgcacccggcctactaatttttttttttaagacaggttctggctaagttgctgagactgacctcaaatttataatcctcctgcctcagcctccagagttgctggaattacaagcatgagccacccCACCTGGTCCACTTGCTGTACCTCTTAGCCCCACCCCATGTTACATCCCTGAAGACATTTTCTGAAAGCCATTTTTTCTCCAGGGGACCCTTTCATCCATGACCATTCTTTTCTATTCCATAGTCATATACATAGTTGTGGATCCAtagttattgcttttttttttttttttgatactagggattgaactcagggtctcacatgtgctagacaagtattctaccactgagctacatccccaaacttttttttttaatttttaatattattttgaggtaggatcttactatattgctgaggctgctcttggatttgtgatcctcctgcctcagtctcccaagtcgctggtattacaggcatgcagctcCTTGTTTAGTTAGGATCTTTTGTCTCCCATTGGCTTGGGCATCTCTTCTTCCCCTTGGACCACCCCTTGCAGCCTGTCCCACAAGGGGCTCTCCAGGGAAAGGAATAAGGCTCCATAGCCTGATGGTGAAAATCAGCAGGCCTGAGTGCCCCTGGTTTTACTTCTGCAGTTCCTCCTATGTATGTGAGATTtggtggggaaagggaacagcTGCCTATGAGTGAGATCTAGAATACTGGCAGTCTTTTAGAGCTAAGCTGGGCCTTCCTTTGGAACCTTCTTCCCATCTCAGTAGCTACTTCTGTGCCCCTCTCACCTTTAAGGCCCCACAGATCTCTACTGTGTCAACCTCTTGTACCACTGTGATACGGAAATTGGGTGTCTGCATGAGCTCTTTCAGAAGCTGTCCCTGGACTGGGTCCTTGCAGCCTAAAATGAGGAGAGAGCAAGACTTTCAGAGGGGGctcatttttggttttgttttttgagacaaggtgtcactatgttgctcaggctgacctcagactcctgggctcaagtgatcctcttgccacagcctcccaagtagctgggactgttggcatgtgccaccacacccagagggGGGGGAACTCTTGACTATTCTTCCCACACCTGTCCGAGGCAGGATCTGCAACCCCTTCCCTGGGGGTGTCCCAACCCTCCCTCACCTCTTATGTATCTTCCTTTTCCTGCCTGGTAGAAAGAGATGGCTAAGGGGCTGGCGGGGAATTTGGGGAGAGGAAGCACTAGAGCTTTGTGATGCATGGGTTGGGGAAGGCTCTCACCAATGGTGGTCTCACAGAACTTCTCATCAGCCACCTCGCTGGCAATGTTGGCCCCCATCAGCACGCTCATGGGGATGCCAAGGCGTTCCCCAATCACTTCAGAGATGAGCTTCAGCCCATTGGGGCCCTCGTCTACCCCCTGGGCACAGGATGAAGCTCAGGCCAGCTGCCCTTGATAAACCATTTGAGGGCTTCCCACCCAGAAATCCTACCCCTTACAAATACACTGTTTATCAGTGTACCTCCCCACCAGTCCTGCCCCATTCCAATCCCAATTCAGTTTGCTGTGAGGAAGGTAGACAGTGGTGAAAAACCAATCCATCAGAAAAGCCCTTCCATGCACCTTCAATAACCTACTTCTCCAAGGCAATGTTTCTCCTCTAAATCCCTAAATACCTCCCTCCTTTACTGTCCCGAACCAACTGTTGGCCCAGTCACTGCTCCAAACCAGCTCCCTTGCATACTCCTCAATCCTCCCCACTTCTCATATCCTTGAAGCATCCCTTTATCCCTAAGGCTTCTGCCTCCAAATGAGTCCTTATCTACTTCCCAGCTTTCCTTCAGCTGTAACTCACTACTTTCTTAATCCTCTCCAAAGCCaactcctctcttctctctgggAACTTTTGGCTTACTTCTGCCATTTTCTTTTCCACTTGCTTCATCCACCCTGAACCCCACAATAGTTAGCTGCACACCCCCATCCACATGAAGGTGTCCCTG
This window encodes:
- the Gpd1 gene encoding glycerol-3-phosphate dehydrogenase [NAD(+)], cytoplasmic; protein product: MRGSGVKCSEPALLGQRSDTMASKKVCIVGSGNWGSAIAKIVGANAAQLAHFDARVTMWVFEEDVGGRKLTEIINTQHENVKYLPGHKLPPNVVAIPDVVQAAADADILIFVVPHQFIGKICDQLKGHLKANAIGMSLIKGVDEGPNGLKLISEVIGERLGIPMSVLMGANIASEVADEKFCETTIGCKDPVQGQLLKELMQTPNFRITVVQEVDTVEICGALKNIVAVGAGFCDGLGFGDNTKAAVIRLGLMEMIAFAKLFCQGPVSSATFLESCGVADLITTCYGGRNRKVAEAFARTGKSIEQLEKEMLNGQKLQGPQTARELHSILQHKGLVDKFPLFMAVYKVCYEGQPVGEFIRCLQNHPEHM